One [Chlorobium] sp. 445 genomic region harbors:
- a CDS encoding methyltransferase type 11 yields the protein MQVSTLIRIFKNVALHRFGKCSVCGRRTLFLVGNMLNVSHVRESLICIFCRSASRKRHVAVELLRHFALPLTSLAEHKHALQRFKIYSAVSDDPIYHALGKDHPNYITSEFFPDVAPGERKNGVLCQTLEALTFADASFDVVITEDVLEHVRYPDAAFREIHRVLKPGGAHIFTVPLTLDQPTVERVRFNGETIEHLLPPEYHGDALRGKILAYRNFGIDLFDRLTHFGFQTRLSLAQYQDTVKFGIADSIVLVSIKQGTHEQ from the coding sequence ATGCAAGTCTCGACGCTGATACGCATTTTCAAAAATGTAGCGCTGCATCGCTTTGGCAAATGTTCGGTCTGTGGTCGTCGTACGCTGTTCTTGGTAGGCAATATGCTCAATGTGTCGCATGTGCGTGAAAGCCTTATCTGCATCTTCTGTCGCAGTGCCTCGCGCAAGCGACACGTGGCTGTAGAACTTTTGCGTCATTTTGCTCTTCCTCTTACCTCTCTTGCCGAGCATAAGCACGCCTTGCAACGCTTCAAAATTTATAGCGCCGTCTCGGATGACCCGATTTATCACGCACTTGGCAAAGACCATCCGAACTACATTACTTCCGAATTTTTTCCTGATGTCGCGCCCGGCGAGCGCAAAAACGGCGTGCTCTGTCAGACGCTTGAAGCCCTGACATTTGCTGATGCTTCATTTGACGTGGTGATTACCGAAGATGTGTTGGAGCATGTGCGCTATCCTGATGCCGCGTTTCGTGAGATTCACCGTGTTCTGAAACCTGGTGGAGCGCATATCTTCACGGTGCCGCTCACGCTTGACCAACCTACCGTTGAACGCGTACGCTTCAATGGCGAGACAATTGAACATCTTCTGCCACCAGAATACCATGGTGACGCGCTACGCGGCAAGATTTTAGCCTACCGCAACTTTGGCATTGACCTTTTCGATCGGCTCACTCACTTTGGATTTCAGACGCGACTTTCTCTTGCGCAGTATCAGGATACCGTAAAATTTGGCATCGCCGATAGCATCGTACTTGTTAGCATAAAGCAAGGCACACATGAGCAATAA
- a CDS encoding phosphohydrolase produces MSLPEFLFRSDGGFIRIPVWGHIPLDRPLRKIISHPAFLRLKGIRQLSFAHHVFPGATHTRFEHSLGVYHLTKLILQRLVTNPLTASLQTASFYFDEHACRLILASSLLHDIGHYPHAHIVEKQPLTSQNEIIFDDHQDLTPTFVCEPHGRFGSLANILEDEWELDSKTVIEMVVGKKPLKYAKLISGTLDPDKMDYLMRDAHHCNIPYGNIDIERLIESFVPDAKRRRFAITEKGIAPLESLMFAKYMMMRNVYWHHTVRTFSAMLKRFIQDVLDETHLTAETLRQLFYTASDERLLFELRAVLNTQAHSSLSLLQALIDRQPYKRTIMLDLASQTQTHTCTALSSDARRRKLKEQAICALLNRKFRLRLLGHEVLIDMPSQKTIFDLRDFRELQLYHTKTKAFEPFSLSGVSAFQAEFIEAFERTTKKCRVVAHADVAEKVMRLEKDIVEILLSD; encoded by the coding sequence ATGTCGCTCCCTGAATTTCTTTTTCGTTCTGATGGCGGGTTTATTCGCATTCCTGTCTGGGGACACATTCCGCTTGATCGACCGTTGCGCAAAATTATTTCGCATCCTGCCTTTTTGCGCCTCAAAGGGATTCGTCAGTTGTCGTTTGCACATCATGTTTTTCCCGGCGCCACGCATACGCGCTTTGAGCATTCGCTTGGGGTCTATCACCTCACAAAATTGATTTTGCAGCGCCTTGTTACCAATCCGCTTACCGCATCGCTGCAAACTGCATCGTTCTACTTCGATGAACACGCTTGCCGACTTATCTTGGCTTCAAGTCTCTTGCATGACATTGGGCATTATCCACACGCCCACATCGTTGAAAAGCAGCCGCTGACCAGTCAAAACGAAATCATTTTTGATGATCATCAAGATCTTACGCCCACTTTTGTTTGCGAGCCGCATGGTAGATTTGGAAGCCTTGCCAATATCTTGGAAGATGAGTGGGAATTAGATTCTAAGACCGTCATTGAGATGGTTGTTGGCAAAAAGCCACTCAAATACGCAAAGCTCATCAGTGGCACACTCGATCCTGACAAGATGGATTACTTGATGCGTGATGCGCACCATTGCAACATTCCTTACGGCAACATTGATATTGAGCGGCTCATTGAATCATTTGTGCCTGATGCTAAGCGCCGCCGCTTTGCAATCACCGAAAAAGGTATTGCGCCGTTAGAGAGCCTGATGTTTGCAAAGTATATGATGATGCGCAATGTCTATTGGCATCACACCGTTCGCACGTTTTCAGCCATGCTCAAACGCTTTATTCAAGATGTGCTTGATGAGACACACCTGACTGCCGAGACACTGCGCCAGCTGTTTTACACTGCGTCTGATGAGCGTTTGCTTTTCGAGCTGCGCGCCGTTCTTAACACGCAGGCACATTCTTCGCTCTCGCTCCTTCAAGCCCTGATTGATCGACAGCCTTACAAACGCACAATCATGCTCGATTTAGCGTCTCAGACTCAAACACACACCTGCACAGCACTTTCCTCTGACGCACGACGGCGCAAGCTCAAAGAACAAGCTATCTGCGCCCTGCTTAATCGCAAATTCCGCTTGAGACTTCTTGGGCATGAAGTGCTGATTGATATGCCTTCTCAAAAGACTATTTTTGACTTACGTGACTTTCGTGAATTGCAACTTTACCACACGAAAACCAAAGCCTTTGAACCATTCAGTTTGTCTGGCGTCTCTGCTTTTCAAGCCGAATTTATTGAAGCCTTTGAACGCACTACCAAGAAGTGCCGTGTTGTGGCACACGCTGATGTTGCCGAAAAAGTCATGCGCCTTGAAAAAGATATCGTTGAGATTTTACTCTCCGACTGA
- the hemL gene encoding glutamate-1-semialdehyde-2,1-aminomutase — MLQYQRSQQLFERAQRTIPGGVNSPVRAFKSVGGTPIFISKGEGAYLFDVDGNRYIDYIGSWGPFILGHAHPRVVAAIEHTLKHVGTSFGAPTELEIQLAELISTLVPSMEMVRMVNSGTEACMSAIRLARGYTGREKIIKFEGCYHGHGDSFLIRAGSGALTLGVPDSPGVTKGTAQDTLTATFNDIDSVRQLVHQYPNQIAAIIIEPIGGNMGVVPARAEFLQALRELCTAEGIVLIFDEVMTGFRVALGGAQSLYGITPDLTTMGKIIGGGLPVGCYGGKREIMRRVAPAGDIYQAGTLSGNPLAMSAGLETLRILAEENPYAELEEKGKYLETGFAENLRKLGLGLCLKRVGSMMCLFMTEQDVLDFKTATTSNTQKYAAYFHAMLQRGIYLAPSQYEAMFFSIQHGEKELEQTIKSNYEALEHVYATTAV, encoded by the coding sequence ATGCTTCAGTATCAACGCTCGCAGCAACTCTTTGAGCGTGCTCAGCGCACCATTCCCGGTGGAGTCAACTCGCCTGTTCGCGCCTTTAAGTCCGTGGGCGGTACACCGATTTTCATAAGCAAAGGTGAAGGCGCCTATCTCTTTGATGTCGATGGCAATCGATATATTGATTACATTGGTTCATGGGGACCGTTTATTCTTGGTCATGCTCACCCGCGTGTGGTTGCTGCTATTGAGCACACGCTTAAACATGTCGGTACAAGTTTTGGCGCACCGACTGAACTTGAAATTCAGCTTGCTGAACTGATCTCTACACTTGTTCCCTCTATGGAAATGGTGCGCATGGTTAATTCGGGCACAGAGGCATGTATGTCTGCTATTCGCTTGGCACGTGGTTATACGGGGCGAGAGAAAATCATCAAGTTCGAAGGTTGCTATCATGGTCATGGAGATTCGTTTCTTATTCGCGCTGGCTCTGGTGCCTTGACACTTGGTGTGCCTGATAGTCCCGGCGTTACCAAAGGCACAGCCCAAGACACGCTGACAGCCACTTTCAACGATATTGACTCGGTGCGTCAGCTTGTGCATCAATATCCCAATCAAATTGCGGCTATCATCATTGAGCCCATTGGCGGCAACATGGGTGTTGTGCCTGCGCGTGCTGAGTTTCTTCAGGCTTTGCGTGAGCTTTGCACAGCCGAGGGCATCGTCCTGATTTTTGATGAAGTTATGACGGGGTTCCGAGTCGCACTTGGCGGCGCGCAATCGCTCTATGGCATTACGCCCGACCTAACAACCATGGGTAAAATTATTGGCGGAGGTTTGCCTGTGGGTTGCTACGGAGGCAAGCGTGAAATCATGCGTCGTGTTGCTCCTGCTGGTGATATCTATCAAGCTGGCACACTCTCGGGCAACCCGCTTGCGATGAGCGCTGGACTTGAAACGCTGCGTATTCTTGCCGAAGAAAATCCCTATGCCGAACTCGAAGAGAAAGGCAAATATCTTGAAACAGGCTTTGCTGAAAATTTGCGCAAACTAGGTTTGGGACTTTGCCTCAAGCGTGTCGGCTCGATGATGTGCCTTTTTATGACGGAGCAAGATGTGCTCGATTTCAAGACAGCTACCACGAGCAACACTCAAAAGTATGCTGCGTATTTTCATGCGATGCTGCAACGCGGCATTTATCTTGCACCTTCACAGTATGAAGCTATGTTCTTTTCTATTCAGCATGGTGAAAAAGAGCTTGAGCAGACAATCAAGTCTAATTACGAGGCTTTGGAGCACGTTTATGCTACCACCGCGGTTTAG